The proteins below come from a single Beutenbergia cavernae DSM 12333 genomic window:
- the radA gene encoding DNA repair protein RadA encodes MTTTPRTARTPKAEYRCAECGWQTAKWVGRCGECQAWGTVEEAAGGSVAVGRGTAALAPASPAVPIDQVDTDLVRLQPTGVGELDRVLGGGLVPGAVVLLAGEPGVGKSTLLLDVAAKAATSGTGRRVLYVTGEESASQVRLRAERIGALRPRLYLAAESDLATVLGQIEACDPQLLVLDSVQTIASADVDGAAGGVAQVRAVAAAIIAVAKRKHLPVLLVGHVTKDGGIAGPRVLEHLVDVVCQFEGDRHSRLRMVRAVKNRYGPTDEVGCFDLTDSGIEGLPDPSGLFLSGSGLVQPGTCATVTLDGRRPMPIEIQALVTPGTEKHPRRATSGVESSRVNMTLAVLQALLDVRLGGCDVFVSTIGGARAVEPAADIAVALAVASAETGRVIRAGLVAIGEVSLAGELRPTVGIDRRLAEAARLGFTSAVVPARTAREARAPEGLRLLPAASLAEAAQHALAGLSLA; translated from the coding sequence GTGCCAGGCCTGGGGCACCGTCGAGGAGGCAGCCGGCGGAAGCGTCGCCGTCGGCCGGGGCACGGCCGCGCTCGCCCCGGCGTCCCCCGCCGTCCCGATCGACCAGGTCGACACCGACCTCGTGCGGCTGCAGCCGACCGGCGTCGGCGAGCTGGACCGCGTGCTCGGGGGTGGGCTCGTGCCCGGGGCTGTCGTGCTGCTCGCCGGCGAACCCGGCGTCGGCAAGTCGACGCTGCTGCTCGACGTCGCCGCCAAGGCCGCGACGAGCGGCACCGGTCGCCGCGTGCTGTACGTGACGGGCGAGGAGTCGGCCTCCCAGGTCCGGCTGCGCGCCGAACGCATCGGTGCCCTGCGGCCGCGCCTGTACCTCGCCGCCGAGTCCGACCTGGCCACCGTGCTCGGCCAGATCGAGGCGTGCGATCCGCAGCTGCTTGTGCTCGACTCGGTGCAGACGATCGCGTCGGCGGACGTCGACGGCGCCGCGGGCGGTGTCGCGCAGGTGCGGGCCGTCGCGGCCGCGATCATCGCCGTCGCCAAGCGCAAGCACCTCCCGGTGCTGCTCGTCGGGCACGTGACGAAGGACGGCGGGATCGCCGGGCCGCGCGTGCTCGAGCACCTCGTCGACGTCGTCTGCCAGTTCGAGGGCGACAGGCACTCCCGGCTCCGCATGGTCCGCGCCGTCAAGAACAGGTACGGCCCGACCGACGAGGTGGGGTGCTTCGACCTGACGGACAGCGGCATCGAGGGTCTGCCGGATCCCAGCGGTCTCTTCCTGTCCGGCAGCGGCCTCGTCCAGCCAGGCACCTGTGCCACCGTCACGCTCGACGGCCGCCGACCCATGCCGATCGAGATCCAGGCTCTGGTCACGCCGGGCACGGAGAAGCACCCGCGCCGGGCGACGTCCGGCGTCGAGTCCTCCCGTGTCAACATGACCCTCGCGGTGCTCCAGGCCCTTCTCGACGTCCGGCTCGGGGGCTGCGACGTGTTCGTGTCGACGATCGGCGGAGCCCGCGCCGTCGAGCCCGCTGCCGACATCGCCGTCGCCCTCGCCGTCGCGAGCGCGGAGACCGGTCGCGTGATCCGAGCCGGCCTCGTCGCGATCGGCGAGGTCAGCCTCGCCGGTGAGCTGCGCCCGACGGTCGGGATCGACCGGAGGCTGGCGGAGGCCGCGCGCCTCGGCTTCACCTCGGCGGTGGTCCCGGCGCGCACCGCCCGTGAGGCGCGGGCTCCGGAAGGGCTGCGCCTCCTCCCCGCGGCGAGCCTCGCCGAGGCCGCTCAGCACGCTCTGGCGGGGCTGTCGCTCGCGTAG
- the disA gene encoding DNA integrity scanning diadenylate cyclase DisA: MSELVADPTGRAVLRAVAPGTELRDGLERILRGRTGALIVLGYDEVVEEMCSGGFVLDVAFSATRLRELAKMDGAIVLDRGATRVLRAAVQLLPDAAIETGESGTRHRTAERAAKQTGFPVISVSQSMRIVAIYSDGRRWVLEDSDAILSRANQALATLERYKSRLDEVSGTLSALEIEDLVTVRDVASVVQRLEMVRRISVEIAGYVDELGTDGRLLSLQLDELIGNVGPERELVVSDYVDARRAAALDDVLAGLARLDSTDLIDLVKIAQVRGLGGPGGDALDSAVGPRGHRMLSKIPRLPSPVIGAMVDHFGTLQKMLSASVEDLQLVDGVGALRARSVREGLSRLAESSLLERFV, translated from the coding sequence ATGTCCGAGCTCGTCGCCGATCCCACCGGCCGCGCCGTCCTGCGCGCTGTCGCGCCCGGCACGGAGCTGCGCGACGGCCTCGAGCGCATCCTGCGCGGCCGCACCGGCGCGCTCATCGTGCTCGGGTACGACGAGGTCGTCGAGGAGATGTGCTCCGGCGGCTTCGTGCTCGACGTCGCGTTCTCGGCCACGCGGTTGCGAGAGCTGGCGAAGATGGACGGGGCGATCGTGCTGGACCGCGGCGCGACGCGGGTGCTGCGCGCCGCCGTCCAGCTGCTGCCCGACGCAGCGATCGAGACCGGCGAGTCCGGCACCCGGCACCGCACCGCGGAGCGCGCCGCGAAGCAGACCGGCTTCCCCGTGATCTCCGTCAGCCAGTCGATGCGGATCGTCGCCATCTACTCCGACGGCCGGCGCTGGGTCCTCGAGGACTCCGACGCGATCCTGTCCCGCGCCAACCAGGCGCTCGCGACGCTCGAGCGGTACAAATCCCGGCTCGACGAGGTGTCGGGCACGCTCTCGGCCCTCGAGATCGAGGACCTCGTCACGGTGCGTGACGTGGCGTCGGTCGTGCAGCGCCTCGAGATGGTCCGCCGGATCTCCGTGGAGATCGCCGGGTACGTCGACGAGCTGGGCACCGACGGTCGCCTGCTCTCCCTGCAGCTCGACGAGCTCATCGGCAACGTCGGCCCGGAACGCGAGCTCGTCGTCAGCGACTACGTCGACGCCCGCCGGGCCGCCGCCCTCGACGACGTCCTCGCCGGCCTCGCCCGGCTCGACTCCACCGACCTCATCGACCTCGTCAAGATCGCGCAGGTGCGCGGCCTCGGCGGGCCGGGCGGCGATGCGCTCGACTCCGCCGTCGGGCCGCGCGGCCACCGGATGCTCTCGAAGATCCCCCGGCTCCCCTCGCCGGTCATCGGCGCGATGGTGGACCACTTCGGCACCCTGCAGAAGATGCTCTCGGCGAGCGTCGAGGATCTCCAGCTGGTCGACGGCGTCGGCGCGCTGCGTGCCCGGTCCGTCCGGGAGGGTCTGTCGCGGCTCGCCGAGTCGTCCCTGCTCGAGCGGTTCGTCTGA
- a CDS encoding A/G-specific adenine glycosylase: protein MDPTTRAGASTSALHARLTAWYAAHRRDLPWRGDGTDAWGVLVSEVMLQQTPVSRVDPVWRAWMERWPTPSDLAAASPADVLVAWDRLGYPRRALRLRECATAIRDTCGGIVPDDETALLALPGIGPYTAAAVRAFAYGRRAVVLDTNVRRVLARALGGEALPAPSLTRAEQDRAAAHLPLDDAGSALWNVALMELGALVCTARSPRCDVCPLRELCAWRAAGHPPDVHAHRRRTQAWHGTDRQARGALMAVLRERRDVAPETLADAWPPPEQRRRALASLVADGLVVAVTDDDGAALSYALP, encoded by the coding sequence ATGGATCCGACCACCCGCGCGGGTGCCAGCACCAGCGCTCTGCACGCGCGGCTGACCGCGTGGTACGCGGCGCACCGGCGCGACCTGCCCTGGCGCGGCGACGGGACCGACGCCTGGGGCGTCCTCGTGAGCGAGGTCATGCTCCAGCAGACCCCCGTGTCGCGGGTCGACCCCGTCTGGCGGGCCTGGATGGAGCGCTGGCCCACGCCGTCGGACCTCGCCGCGGCGAGCCCCGCGGACGTGCTCGTGGCCTGGGACCGCCTCGGCTACCCGCGGCGCGCGCTGCGGCTGCGCGAGTGCGCGACGGCGATCCGGGACACCTGCGGCGGCATCGTGCCCGACGACGAGACGGCCCTCCTCGCGCTGCCCGGCATCGGCCCGTACACGGCAGCGGCGGTGCGGGCGTTCGCGTACGGGCGCCGCGCCGTCGTCCTCGACACGAACGTCCGTCGGGTCCTCGCGCGTGCGCTCGGTGGCGAGGCGCTCCCGGCGCCGTCCCTCACCCGGGCCGAGCAGGACCGCGCAGCGGCGCACCTGCCGCTCGACGACGCGGGGAGCGCGCTGTGGAACGTCGCCCTCATGGAGCTCGGGGCACTCGTGTGCACAGCGCGCTCCCCGCGGTGCGACGTCTGTCCGCTGCGTGAGCTCTGCGCCTGGCGAGCCGCAGGGCACCCGCCGGACGTCCACGCGCACCGGCGCCGGACCCAGGCCTGGCACGGCACCGACCGCCAGGCGCGCGGCGCACTCATGGCCGTCCTGCGCGAGCGGCGGGACGTCGCGCCGGAGACGCTGGCGGACGCGTGGCCACCGCCCGAGCAGCGTCGTCGGGCGCTCGCGTCGCTCGTCGCCGACGGCCTGGTCGTCGCGGTGACCGACGACGACGGCGCCGCCCTCAGCTACGCGTTGCCCTGA
- a CDS encoding LppA family lipoprotein yields MTTPARPCLEDVIDAYARMRGEILAALETELGPAPWAPSATGGSLVRSGCGAGEDPGGERAQLGRWSYPGTYPDAQWPLAVDVVTAAAAAHGFDRVEATANRPRDVEIVAHDAWGGQIVFGMAANTILSLSTGCHPLRATRS; encoded by the coding sequence ATGACGACGCCGGCCCGACCCTGCCTGGAGGACGTCATCGACGCGTACGCCCGGATGCGCGGGGAGATCCTCGCGGCACTGGAGACGGAGCTCGGACCGGCTCCGTGGGCACCGTCGGCGACCGGGGGATCACTGGTCCGCTCGGGCTGCGGAGCCGGTGAGGACCCCGGCGGGGAGCGCGCGCAGCTCGGCCGGTGGTCGTACCCCGGGACCTATCCGGACGCGCAGTGGCCGCTCGCCGTGGACGTGGTCACGGCCGCCGCCGCCGCGCACGGCTTCGATCGCGTCGAGGCGACGGCGAACCGGCCGCGCGACGTCGAGATCGTCGCCCACGACGCGTGGGGCGGGCAGATCGTCTTCGGGATGGCGGCGAACACGATCCTCAGCCTGAGCACCGGGTGCCACCCGCTCAGGGCAACGCGTAGCTGA
- a CDS encoding alpha/beta hydrolase, giving the protein MTVTLERLLSWDPTALGGAADALAGRRQTLLALQDEMDDGAPPPGWGGPAAGAARRTHGRLLDGLGDVVAEVAAVVTALDDAAESLGAARADLDEVLGLARGQGYDVDVSTGAVVDPESVSDAGAAGERSILAAEIEDRIEQALRTAAHADAELAGLLDRAARGALDGGPDLAASAQDGADAGRRDLLAPPEEARPGDAAGWWAGLTDGERTRVLAEHPEWVGNLDGIPGGVRDEANRSLIDDYRAELEAEAARLREDLADNVFGSLFTDADDRLAEVEGKLAGLDAVEATLARGGRQLLVLDPHDGDQLLAAVAVGDVDAADHVAVFTPGLDTTVGASLRGYDADMAALAQRAADEAERYGTGGTVATVAWLAYRAPQLDGSVLDVLGDERTSVASAQLAQRGGADLAEFLRGINASREHDPHLTALGHSYGSTTTGYALAEPTGVDDAAVFGSPGLGTSDAGYLAVPEGNLYRVEAKGDPVADLGRFGIDPSHLEGVRGLSAEEAALTGDDGCTLYSESTGHSGYLDASSTSQHNLAAVVGGAGDRLVYDDGRGAGDVLSWPVPGTY; this is encoded by the coding sequence GTGACGGTGACCCTCGAGCGCCTGCTGTCCTGGGACCCGACGGCGCTCGGCGGAGCCGCGGACGCGCTCGCCGGCCGGCGGCAGACCCTCCTCGCGCTGCAGGACGAGATGGACGACGGCGCGCCGCCGCCCGGGTGGGGGGGCCCGGCGGCCGGAGCGGCCCGGCGGACCCACGGACGACTCCTGGACGGGCTGGGCGACGTCGTCGCGGAGGTGGCCGCCGTCGTGACGGCGCTCGACGACGCCGCGGAGTCCCTCGGCGCGGCGCGTGCGGACCTGGACGAGGTGCTCGGCCTCGCACGCGGCCAGGGCTACGACGTCGACGTCTCGACCGGCGCCGTCGTCGATCCCGAGTCCGTCTCCGACGCCGGGGCGGCGGGCGAGCGGTCGATCCTGGCCGCCGAGATCGAGGACCGGATCGAGCAGGCGCTGCGCACGGCCGCGCACGCCGACGCGGAGCTGGCCGGCCTGCTCGACAGGGCCGCCCGCGGGGCGTTGGACGGCGGCCCGGACCTGGCGGCGTCCGCGCAGGACGGAGCGGACGCGGGTCGGCGCGATCTGCTGGCGCCGCCCGAGGAGGCGCGCCCGGGCGACGCGGCCGGGTGGTGGGCCGGGTTGACCGACGGGGAGCGGACGCGCGTGCTCGCCGAGCACCCCGAGTGGGTGGGCAACCTCGACGGCATCCCGGGCGGCGTCCGGGACGAGGCGAACCGGTCGCTCATCGACGACTACCGGGCCGAGCTCGAGGCAGAGGCGGCGCGGCTCCGGGAGGACCTCGCCGACAACGTGTTCGGCTCTCTGTTCACCGACGCCGACGACCGGCTCGCCGAGGTCGAGGGCAAGCTCGCGGGGCTCGACGCCGTCGAGGCGACGCTCGCGCGGGGTGGGCGGCAGCTGCTGGTGCTCGATCCGCACGACGGCGACCAGCTGCTCGCCGCCGTCGCCGTCGGGGACGTCGACGCCGCGGACCACGTCGCCGTCTTCACCCCCGGGCTCGACACCACCGTGGGGGCGAGCCTGCGTGGGTACGACGCCGACATGGCGGCGCTCGCGCAGCGTGCCGCGGACGAGGCGGAGCGGTACGGCACCGGCGGCACGGTGGCCACGGTCGCGTGGCTCGCCTACCGCGCGCCTCAGCTCGACGGCAGCGTGCTCGACGTGTTGGGCGACGAGCGGACGAGCGTCGCGAGCGCGCAGCTCGCGCAGCGCGGCGGCGCCGACCTCGCGGAGTTCCTGCGCGGCATCAACGCGTCCCGGGAGCACGACCCGCACCTCACGGCGCTCGGGCACTCCTACGGGTCGACGACCACGGGGTATGCGCTGGCCGAGCCCACGGGCGTCGACGACGCCGCCGTCTTCGGCTCGCCGGGCCTCGGCACGAGCGACGCGGGCTACCTCGCCGTGCCGGAGGGGAACCTGTACCGGGTGGAGGCCAAGGGCGACCCGGTCGCGGACCTCGGCCGGTTCGGGATCGACCCGTCGCACCTGGAGGGCGTGAGAGGGCTGTCGGCCGAGGAGGCAGCGCTCACCGGCGACGACGGGTGCACGCTGTACAGCGAGTCGACCGGCCACAGCGGCTACCTCGACGCGTCGTCCACGAGTCAGCACAACCTCGCCGCCGTCGTCGGCGGCGCGGGCGACCGGCTCGTGTACGACGACGGGCGCGGCGCCGGGGACGTGCTCAGCTGGCCCGTTCCCGGCACCTACTGA
- a CDS encoding type VII secretion target, which translates to MAGFDVDPPALRSAAARLGEAASAVGACDAAADLSGVPAAIADGLASSAARRLGQAWDARFRAWAEDADEHAASLTGAADAYEASDVGTGSALAGSPS; encoded by the coding sequence GTGGCGGGGTTCGACGTCGACCCACCTGCCCTGCGGTCAGCCGCGGCGCGTCTCGGCGAGGCTGCCTCGGCGGTCGGCGCGTGCGACGCCGCCGCCGACCTGTCGGGGGTTCCCGCGGCGATCGCTGACGGTCTCGCCTCGTCCGCCGCCCGGCGGCTCGGCCAGGCGTGGGACGCGAGGTTCCGCGCCTGGGCGGAGGACGCCGACGAGCACGCGGCGTCCCTCACCGGCGCCGCCGACGCCTACGAGGCGAGCGACGTCGGCACCGGGTCCGCGCTCGCGGGGTCGCCGTCGTGA
- a CDS encoding amino-acid N-acetyltransferase: protein MSETEAPPSRTPGGAVTIRPALPRDARAIRDLVIPYAQARILLAKEMIGYYEAIQEFVVAEVDDGAGGRRVVGCGALHVMWSDLGEVRTLAVDGGFRSRGIGHLLLMELLARARALGLSRVFCLTFEVEFFTRHGFEAIEGAPVEPEVFAELVRSHDDGVAEFLDLAHVKQNTLGNTRMLLTLA from the coding sequence GTGAGCGAAACCGAGGCCCCGCCGAGCCGCACGCCCGGCGGCGCCGTGACGATCCGCCCGGCTCTGCCCCGCGACGCGCGAGCCATCCGCGACCTCGTCATCCCGTACGCCCAGGCTCGCATCCTCCTCGCGAAGGAGATGATCGGGTACTACGAGGCGATCCAGGAGTTCGTGGTCGCCGAGGTCGACGACGGCGCCGGTGGCCGCCGGGTCGTCGGGTGCGGCGCGCTGCACGTCATGTGGAGCGACCTCGGTGAGGTGCGCACTCTCGCCGTCGACGGCGGCTTCCGCAGCCGGGGGATCGGTCACCTGCTGCTGATGGAGCTGCTGGCGCGCGCCCGCGCGCTCGGCCTGAGCCGGGTCTTCTGCCTGACGTTCGAGGTGGAGTTCTTCACCCGGCACGGGTTCGAGGCCATCGAGGGCGCTCCGGTCGAGCCGGAGGTCTTCGCCGAGCTCGTCCGCTCGCACGACGACGGCGTCGCTGAGTTCCTCGACCTCGCCCACGTGAAGCAGAACACGCTCGGCAACACGCGGATGCTGCTCACCCTCGCCTGA
- a CDS encoding sugar-binding transcriptional regulator, with amino-acid sequence MDARDELMHEVASMYYLQDQTMEGIARRLGVSRSTVSRLIKSARAQGLVRISLRSPSSGTGTAARLRRTFGVRAHVVPIRASASQAARLDEVARVSARLLAEWFASGMTLGVAWGTTVAAVSRQLVPTPIHDATVVQLNGAANTHSSGLAYANDLVSSIARAFDATIHHFPVPAFFDYAATKEMMWRERSVRHVLQVQAQADVALFGVGALAGTVPSHVYSSGYLDDADRRALAGDRVVGDVCTVFLREDGSWEDIAINARATGPTPRELRRIPRRVCVVAGDSKVVPLLAALRAGAATDLVVDESTARALLRRSALPLGESPA; translated from the coding sequence ATGGACGCCCGTGACGAGCTCATGCACGAGGTGGCGTCGATGTACTACCTCCAGGACCAGACGATGGAGGGCATCGCGCGCCGGCTCGGGGTCTCGCGGTCCACCGTGAGCCGGCTCATCAAGTCCGCCCGAGCGCAGGGACTGGTGCGGATCTCGCTGCGCTCGCCGTCGTCGGGGACGGGCACCGCGGCACGCCTGCGCCGCACGTTCGGGGTGCGGGCGCACGTCGTCCCGATCCGGGCGTCTGCGTCCCAGGCCGCACGCCTGGACGAGGTGGCCCGGGTGAGTGCGCGCCTGCTCGCGGAGTGGTTCGCGTCCGGGATGACGCTCGGGGTCGCGTGGGGGACCACCGTCGCTGCGGTGAGCCGGCAGCTCGTCCCGACGCCGATCCACGACGCCACGGTGGTCCAGCTGAACGGTGCGGCGAACACGCACTCGAGCGGGCTCGCCTACGCCAACGACCTCGTGTCCTCGATCGCGCGCGCGTTCGACGCGACGATCCACCACTTCCCGGTGCCGGCGTTCTTCGACTACGCGGCGACGAAGGAGATGATGTGGCGCGAGCGCAGCGTGCGCCACGTGCTCCAGGTCCAGGCGCAGGCGGACGTCGCCCTGTTCGGGGTCGGCGCGCTCGCGGGGACCGTGCCGTCGCACGTGTACAGCTCGGGATACCTGGACGACGCCGACCGCCGCGCCCTTGCCGGCGACCGGGTGGTCGGCGACGTGTGCACGGTCTTCCTGCGGGAGGACGGCTCGTGGGAGGACATCGCGATCAACGCCAGGGCGACCGGCCCGACGCCCCGTGAGCTGCGGCGGATCCCGCGGCGCGTGTGCGTCGTCGCCGGCGACAGCAAGGTGGTGCCGCTCCTCGCGGCGCTGCGCGCCGGAGCGGCGACCGACCTGGTGGTGGACGAGTCCACGGCGCGGGCACTGCTGCGCCGCAGCGCCCTGCCCCTGGGAGAATCCCCGGCGTGA
- a CDS encoding glycerol-3-phosphate dehydrogenase/oxidase produces the protein MTASTVTGQTRLEALARMSSDEPLDVLVIGGGVTGAGIALDAVTRGLRTGIVEAQDWASGTSSRSSKLVHGGLRYLQMLDFHLVHEALTERDLLITQLAPHLVKPVSFLYPLEHRVWERAYVGAGVALYDTLASINGRRRALPLHRHVTRSGMERLFPDLRHDAAIGAVRYWDASVDDARLVITLIRTAASYGALAASRTQVVSLTKSGIGRVDGAIVADLETGEQHTIRATHVVNATGVWTEKTEALAGTEGGLRVLASKGIHIVVPRERIKGEVGLILQTEKSVLFVIPWSRYWVIGTTDTPWDLDPTHPVATAADIDYVLDHANAVLADPLTRDDIIGTWAGLRPLLQPGTKEGTSSAKVSREHTVASPAPGLTAIAGGKLTTYRVMAKDAVDFALGERARHLPSITERIPLIGAVGLQAMRRRSRALANEHGWTKEMVAHLLHRYGSGISDLLESIADQPDLARPLEHAPAYLRAEIAFAATHEQVLHLEDVLLHRTRLNYEVADRGRAALPEIAEVISPILGWDDERRAAEIAAYTARADAEDAAEKTWSDADGERVRLGAGDVAPMISLDAPSTTR, from the coding sequence GTGACCGCATCGACCGTGACGGGGCAGACCCGTCTCGAGGCACTCGCCAGGATGAGCAGCGACGAGCCCCTCGACGTGCTGGTCATCGGAGGCGGGGTGACCGGTGCGGGCATCGCGCTGGACGCCGTGACCCGTGGGCTGCGGACCGGGATCGTCGAGGCCCAGGACTGGGCCAGCGGCACGTCGAGCCGGTCGAGCAAGCTCGTCCACGGTGGCCTGCGCTACCTGCAGATGCTCGACTTCCACCTCGTCCACGAGGCCCTGACGGAGCGCGACCTGCTCATCACGCAGCTCGCGCCGCACCTCGTCAAGCCCGTGTCGTTCCTGTACCCGCTCGAGCACCGCGTGTGGGAGCGCGCCTACGTGGGCGCCGGCGTCGCCCTCTACGACACGCTCGCCTCGATCAACGGACGCCGGCGCGCGCTCCCCCTGCACCGGCACGTGACCCGGTCCGGCATGGAGCGGCTGTTCCCCGACCTGCGCCACGACGCCGCGATCGGCGCCGTCCGGTACTGGGACGCCTCGGTCGACGACGCCCGGCTGGTCATCACGCTCATCCGCACAGCGGCGTCGTACGGCGCTCTCGCGGCGAGCCGCACCCAAGTCGTCTCGCTCACCAAGTCCGGCATCGGCCGCGTCGACGGCGCCATCGTCGCCGACCTGGAGACCGGCGAGCAGCACACGATCCGCGCGACCCACGTCGTCAACGCGACGGGCGTGTGGACGGAGAAGACCGAGGCGCTCGCCGGCACGGAGGGCGGGCTGCGCGTCCTGGCGTCCAAGGGCATCCACATCGTCGTCCCGCGCGAGCGGATCAAGGGCGAGGTCGGACTCATCCTCCAGACCGAGAAGAGCGTCCTGTTCGTGATCCCGTGGTCGCGCTACTGGGTGATCGGGACGACCGACACCCCCTGGGACCTGGACCCGACCCACCCGGTCGCGACCGCAGCGGACATCGACTACGTGCTCGACCACGCGAACGCCGTCCTCGCGGACCCGCTCACGCGCGACGACATCATCGGCACGTGGGCCGGCCTGCGCCCGCTGCTGCAGCCCGGCACCAAGGAGGGGACGTCGTCGGCGAAGGTCTCCCGGGAGCACACGGTGGCCTCGCCCGCGCCCGGGCTGACGGCGATCGCCGGCGGCAAGCTCACGACGTACCGCGTGATGGCGAAGGACGCCGTCGACTTCGCGCTCGGGGAACGGGCTCGCCACCTGCCCTCGATCACGGAGCGGATCCCGCTGATCGGGGCCGTCGGCCTGCAGGCGATGCGACGGCGGTCGCGCGCTCTCGCGAACGAGCACGGCTGGACCAAGGAGATGGTCGCCCATCTCCTGCACCGGTACGGCTCCGGGATCAGCGATCTGCTCGAGTCGATCGCCGACCAGCCCGATCTCGCCCGCCCGCTCGAGCACGCCCCGGCGTACCTGCGCGCCGAGATCGCGTTCGCGGCGACCCACGAGCAGGTGCTGCACCTCGAGGACGTCCTCCTGCACCGCACGCGCCTCAACTACGAGGTCGCCGACCGCGGGCGTGCGGCGCTGCCCGAGATCGCCGAGGTCATCTCGCCGATCCTCGGGTGGGACGACGAACGCCGCGCCGCAGAGATCGCCGCCTACACCGCCCGCGCGGACGCCGAGGACGCCGCCGAGAAGACCTGGTCCGACGCCGACGGGGAGCGCGTCCGGCTCGGCGCAGGCGACGTGGCCCCGATGATCTCTCTCGACGCGCCTTCGACCACGAGGTGA
- a CDS encoding MIP/aquaporin family protein, whose translation MDFSTIVIPEAAGTAMLVLLGCGVVANVVLPRTKGFDGGWLLVNFGWGLAVFAGVYVAFSTGAHINPAVTFGIWASGAEDFYVPPEGTEGQEAIPVTAGNGFAYIFAQMLGACIGAIVVYLAYKKHFDQDADPASKLAVFSTGPAIRSYGWNLVTEIVGTFVLVFVILHFAKTPSGLGPLAVALLVLGIGASLGGPTGYAINPARDLGPRIAHALLPIKGKGSSDWSYAWVPVLGPILGGVLGGLAAAGLTS comes from the coding sequence ATGGACTTCTCCACGATCGTGATACCGGAGGCCGCCGGCACCGCCATGCTGGTGCTTCTCGGGTGCGGTGTCGTCGCGAATGTCGTCCTGCCGAGGACGAAGGGCTTCGACGGCGGTTGGCTGCTCGTCAACTTCGGCTGGGGCCTGGCCGTGTTCGCCGGTGTGTACGTGGCGTTCAGCACGGGTGCGCACATCAACCCGGCCGTGACGTTCGGCATCTGGGCGTCCGGGGCCGAGGACTTCTACGTCCCGCCGGAGGGAACCGAGGGCCAGGAGGCGATCCCGGTCACGGCGGGGAACGGCTTCGCGTACATCTTCGCTCAGATGCTCGGGGCCTGTATCGGCGCGATCGTCGTCTACCTCGCGTACAAGAAGCACTTCGACCAGGACGCCGACCCCGCCTCGAAGCTCGCCGTGTTCTCCACCGGCCCCGCGATCCGCTCGTACGGGTGGAACCTCGTGACGGAGATCGTCGGCACGTTCGTCCTCGTGTTCGTGATCCTGCACTTCGCGAAGACGCCCTCCGGGCTCGGACCGCTCGCCGTCGCGCTCCTCGTGCTCGGTATCGGCGCGAGCCTCGGTGGCCCGACGGGGTACGCGATCAACCCCGCGCGTGACCTCGGTCCGCGCATCGCCCACGCGCTGCTGCCCATCAAGGGCAAGGGTTCGAGCGACTGGTCCTACGCCTGGGTCCCGGTGCTCGGCCCGATCCTCGGCGGCGTCCTCGGCGGACTCGCGGCTGCGGGTCTCACGAGCTGA